Genomic segment of Aquarana catesbeiana isolate 2022-GZ linkage group LG02, ASM4218655v1, whole genome shotgun sequence:
GCTTTCTGATAGGACTCTTTGGAGAGTTGCAGGCAGACAATAAATATTCTGAAGTAGGAGAAGATGGTAACCAAAATTGTAATGGAAAAGTAAGAAGAGGTTACAACAGTTGAATACATTCTATTCACTAAAGCGTCCAGGCAAGACAGGACAATGAAAGACATGTTGTCACAATAAATACTTTTAATTTTATTCCCACAAAGAGAAAGATGCCATGCCATAACAATAGCTATGAAAGCAAACATGAAGGTTGTGACCCAACATGTAGCAGTGATCCTCAGGACCTTGACATTGGTCATCAAGGTGTAATATTGAAAAGGTTGACATATTGCCAAATAACGGTCGAAGGCCATAACGGTAAAAGTGCTCATTTCTAACAATGCAAAAGTGGTAACACAAAGAGTTTGGATCAGGCACTCGCTATGAGAAATCGTCTTCGAGGAGGTGACCAAGTCAACTATAAGTTTTGGAAAGAATGAAGAGCTTCCGAAAATCCCGTTGAAGACCAGGCTGGCTATGAGAATGTACATAGGTTCATGGAGGCTCTTTTCCTTCAGTACCACCAGCACAATGATGCTATTTATCATAAGAGTAAATAGATAGATCACTGTGAAAAATGAGAAGTAGAGATATTTTTGGATCTCCATCTCTACCAGCCCCAGGAGCACGAAACTAGTGCTGACGTTTGCTATGATCTCCATCTTGCTACTATCTGTTGAAATCAAATAAATAATCTTAGTTTAACATAATTGATAAAAACATTCCCCTAGAAGCTCAGTTCTCAAGAAAAGTCAGACGTAGCATCCTCCAAGATAAGTGCTAGGATTTTGTactggctcactgtgttcagtggagctgtgtgtacgtgtaaatttagttgtgctcacTGTAACCAGTGCAGCTGATTTTGATTAGTTAGGTCTGTTCGGTGTTTCAGCTGCTGCTGATTTGACTACCCCCTCAGCTTTCCAGAGAGCTGTAGAATTCTCCAGAACATACAGTAGATGTGGGGCAATGCaaatggcagcatgaatatttatgcagccctggccaatcccagggagctGGGCCCTGGGAGTCGgcataaatactctgagacactgAGCTTTTGGGTCTTTGCCTGCAGAGGATCAGTCCAGCCTGGATGGCTGCTGACCTATAGGACAACACTGCCATGTTTGTGAGATTCAGGTAAGTGACCTGAGGGCCCAGATGCTGAAGGTACAGAGGcctgactgaggggctgtctgctgaagatctagtctggtatcactggagcaaggtgttgcttggaagttggaaggaggcaaccaactgtccctggacattttgtgagtacagacggctgtgagagatcttagagacctTTGGGCTGCTGCCACTCCTCTTGTGCTAGAGAGTTAACTGTGTGTTTGTCTAAATGGGGACATCTCCTGGTGTCCTGAGGAGCTCAGTCTATCTGGTTCACTGTGAAGGGAATCTTCTCTTGTTGCTTTGAAGAAGGAAGCCAGCATTTAACTGTTTCCTCTACAAAGTCAAGTCCACAGTTGCTAAAAACAAGGTTTTAGGAAGGCACTAACACTAGTACAGCTGAAACATCTAGACGTCCACAGGTGCGCAGGCACAGATGTGCGGGTGCCCTTTTTCCTGTGCACCCCCCCCCGTGCACCCGCCGCTAATGTTGGTGTCAATGACACTATTTAAACTGCAGCACTTCAGTGCAGTGCTATTAGCTGTGTTCCTTCATCTGTTCCTGTATTGACCCTTGTTATTGacttggcttgccttgaccttgcttgaATTCTTGctgccctgaccttggcctgtctctggatttgctctgtctcctgttcatctgCCTGATTTTACGTTGACGACCCCTGCTTGTACCTTGACCGTTCTCTGCCTGTCATCTATGCCTGTATCTGACTGTCTGTTGCTGACCTGGTCTGATCTTGCATCCAGTTATTCGCCAGCTCTACTCTGCAAGCTACCTGGTCCCTGCTGGTTTTTCACCTGCTGAGTGTTACCAATCCTGCCGAACCAGCCACTTGCTAGCTGCCCAGTCAAGCATCTGCTGCCTGCTACCTACCCAGTCCTGGGTCTGCTGCCATCCGCTGATTCAGTGGTCTGACCTGTCCCTGGCAATGCACCTTCTACCTGCTGCCGCAGCTGATGGTTGATcctacaggcactcatacctcgctgtgCTTTTGCGGCCACTGTCGCAACATCAGTGGTTTCAGGACGAGGCTGTACGAGAGGcctccctctacacgtcaggctctgccaGAACAGAAAGTACATGACACAAGGACTTCTGGTTCAACTTTTCAGATTGGAGTTTATTCCCTTCAATCTGTTCATagttctgtttttggagtatctctattcaagttctccaaaaataaatacaacaaaaacaacacccctagactgatTTTGTGGCAAATAGTGTCTATCAGTGTGTGCCTGGCTTTAGGGCAATTTACTGAGAAAAGAAACTGGGCAATTTTcagtggctcctttgggggtagtgctacatatatactGAATTTTAGCAAGCTTTATAGTAGATTCCCATATAACTTACATTTGTTATGGAGAAACTGGCTGACCATGAGGAGTTGGCAAGTTGTAACCTCACGAGGAGACTTTGACCAAGTTGAACCTAAGAACACGGACACACTCTTCTGGTCTATAGTAGATTATTGTATAATTCATGTATTGTTCTAGTCAGAGGGTTGACTGACCAGGGGTTCGTTTAGGCTTgtagttgggggggtgggggggggggtggtaaaaatggTTCAGCAGCATTTTTACCGACTTGCCAACTGCCCCCTCTTAAACAGCAAAGGTAGTAGATGGTGTTGTATGCTGGAGAAAAAATGACCCCCCCTGTAAAGTTTGGCAACTAGTACTGCTGAATTCAGCCCTGCAACTGTGTGCTTTCTATGGGACTCAAGACACTCACTAGACTATAAGCTGTAACAAATACAGAAGTCACAGCTGATCTTACAAGCAAAGGTCCCTGCCAGGCCCATATGCACTAATCTTAGAATCCCTTTGACAGCACCAGGGGCCTTGAGAACATTTGATTGGACGAGACAAGCCGGGGCGGAGCCTCTATGCTGATGTCACACCTCTGCACGACCAGGATCAGCAGCGTCTCTCTGTGTGAGGTCCCACatgctttttttattgtattcGGCTGCTTGTGTACTGAGTATTGCGGACTAACcatcattttaataaaatactacactattatcAGCTTTAATGGCTTCTTGGTGAGCTTTGTTTATCATAACTGGAATCGGATCCTGGCACTGTCAAAGGGAGCCATTCTAACATTGGGGCATATGTGCCTGGAAGGGATCTTCTCTTGTGTAGCCAAGTGCTGACTGGGTTATCACCTTCACTCAGGGACATTCCTTCGTGGGCTATGCATGGAACTTTTTCCCTCTAGTGCTCACCATGGGGAATAATCACATCACTTCCTGACTGCAGAGGAGAAGCTACTCACTGATagtagaggattgtgggacatgtagtctggTCACCTGGATTTACTGTATACTAGACTTAATACAGTTAAAAACAAGTTCcagtgtgatgaaacaaagggaaaggAATTCTGGGCAAGCAGATAAATTGAACTGTCCTGGGCAGGCTCACTCTCTTGGGATCTGGGATTCAGAGCTGCAAGAGCAAGAGGCTGTCACTCAGGGTGCTGTTTGGTAGGCACTGCAGTCTAGGCAGAGCTGGGACCTCTTACCCTGAGGTCTGCATCGAAGGGCACAGGATTGCTGCCGCTGTCACCGCATCCGCTGTGTTGCTGATCGGATCCACTTCACACCCACGTAGTCATCGCTGGACTTCTGGGCCTACAGGTTGCCAGTTGGGCACTCAACAACTCGCTGTACACATTCAAGAGCCTGTGCTGGGACATCCTGTCTCCCAGGACCCATGTTGGccggattggtgagcgggcagaagCCCATCTTATCTCTGAcactttacttaaccacttgactttaactgacaattgcacggacgtgcgacgctgtacccaaataaaatttatgcccttttttcccgcaaatagagctttcttttggtggaatttgatcacctctgtttttttagtatgaacacactatctgtctctactcccctgaaagaaccgggatcagGGTGTTTATACATCCTGACCccgattctcgctctgtcatgaacgatcgcgcccaccgggcactcgcatcagctctgggCACACACTAAGGGGgcgtgtgcccctagtggccaaaaggcgaagcgacgtaaggtaacctcgtttcgcccagccgtgccattctgccacagtaaaactgcggtggctggtcgccAAGCGGTTAAGcggcactgatttgggttattttttaccaaagaaatgtagcaaaatacagtctggcctaaatttaggaagaaagatgatttatttgcaaaatttaataacgaatgaagaaaaacgtgtttttttttttttcctggaattttcattattttaatgtttatatagcaataaaaatttttaaaaaaaagatcagtggtgattaaataccatcaacaGAAAGCTCTGTCTttctcaaaaaatgttaaaaattacatttgggtacagtgttgcattactgagtaattggcattcaaagtgtgacagcgcagaaagctgaaaattgccctgaccaggaagagggtgaaagggtCCAGTATTGAGGGGGTTAAGGGCATGCTTATTCATTATAGCATGGAGGACAGCTTATTAATGTACATTGTAGTGCATAGGGATGCATCTGGGAAATATTGTTAAAGGTGAACTGACCCTCTAAAGACCAAATCCAGGCAAAAATTAAATTCTTTCTATACCTTtctaccacccccctccccccttcctcataATCCATCATGTAAGGCTGCTTTTTCTGTCTTACCTTGTGAAGTAAGATATACACtcgccagccactttattaggtaaacctgttagttgcttggtaacacaaattgctaatcagccaatcacatggcagtaattcaatgcatttagacatctagacatggtgaagatgacttgctgaagttcaaaccgagcatcagaatgtggaagaaaggggatttagctgaccttgaacgtggcatggttgttggtgccagacgggttggtatttcaaagactgctgatacagagattttcacacacaaccatctctcgagaATGGTGggagaaagagaaaatatccagtgagcagcagttgtgtggagcaaaatgccttgttgaggtcagaggagaatgggaagaCTGTTTTGAGATAATAGcaaggcaacaataactcaaataaccacttgttacatccaaggtatgcagaataccatctctgaatgcacaacacatcgaaacttgaagcagatggactacagcagcagaagaccacaccgggtgccactcctgtcagctaagaacaggaaactgaggctacaattctcacaggatcaccaaaattggacagtagaagattggaaatacgttgcctggtctgatgagtctggatttcagctgcatcattcagatggtggggtcagaatttggtgtaaataacatgaaagcatggatccatcctgccttgtattactggttcaggttggtggtggtggtctaatggtgtgggggatattttcttggcacactttggaccccttactACCAATTGaacatcgtttaaacgccacggcttacctgagtattgttgctgaccatgtccatccctttatgactacagtgtccccatcttctgatggctccttccagcaggataatgcaccatgtcacaaagctccaatcatctcaccactggacaatgaggtcactgtactccaatggcctccacactcatcacatctcatccaatagagcacctttgggaggtGGTGGAACGGgatatttgcatcatggatgtgcagccgacaaatctgcagcaactgcgtgatgctatcatgtgactatggagcaaaatctctgaggaatggttccaacaccttgttgagcctatgccatgaagaatgaaggcagttctttctctgctcctttccctggatgcagagaaggcgttcgatagggttcacTGGTCCTACCTAGCGTCGGTCCTACGGAAGTTTGGATTTCAAGGCCAGATTCTCTGagccattatggctttatattccaACCCCGAAGCTCAGGTTTACACGGAAGGCATGCTATCCCGACCATTCCCAATCACAAACggcacccgccaaggttgccccttatcccccctcatattcaacatgatcatggaacccctagcagaacatatCCGCTCTAATACCGCCATCTCGGGCCTAAGGATTGGCCCTCACCACCACAAAATTagcctgtttgcggatgatgttatcCTCATCCTCACCAACCCGACTGTTTCCTtggcagaagtacaaaagatgCTAAATTGGTTTAGCTCGGTATCATATTATAAAATCAATACGACTAAATCCTTCATACTAGACATCAAGGTGGACGCTACTATAAGAAACCTCCTACAAGCACAATATTCATTCGCTTGGGCAGACTCTGACATATCATATCTAGGCAACAATTACCGAGGACGACTAAAAAACTCTATACATGTAACTATCTGCCACTCCTCCGAAACATTCAAGCGACCACACAAAACATAGCGAAACACGAACTCTCCTGGACAGGTCgccttgcggcctttaaaatgatctgcCTTCCCCAAATACTCTACTACTTTCGAACCCTACCTATTCCCCTGCCCACCACATTCTTCAGATCCCTCCAGACGCTGTTTAATAAATTCCTCTGGAAAGAAAAAAGACCCAGATGTGCCCACACAAAACTGATCAAACACAGACTGGTAGGAGGCTCGAGCTCAATAGACTTTGAAGACTACCACCTGGCGGCTATTCTAgcccaactaccctgctggttTCAACCATCCCCGTCCACTCTATGGGGCCACATTGAACAATCTTCACTCATAAGACCAAACCTCCAAACATGGCTACTAAGCATTCCCCTAGGCGCTCCAATCCCAAAATCCCTATCTCCCACCGTGAAAGCCTCAGCACAGGCATGGAAAAAagcgtcatcccaaatgcaatactCTCCCACCACACCACAATCCCACATCCCCATACAATCCTTACTCCATCTAATGCCAGAAATCTCACTCTCACCTTGGATCCTCAAAGGTATAAATTACATACAAGACATACTACAAGAAAACCACATCAAATCATTTCCTCAACTACAAAACACATACGCCATACCCGCATCCGAATACTTCACCTATCTCCGTATACGTCACTGCCTGCAAACTATACCACTCCCCATCTATAATATACATCCCAAGACTTGGGAATACCTCACCAACCCCGACACAAAAATCAAAGGGATCTCATATTTTTATAACAACCTACACCAAAAACGTACCTTTACCAAAATGCCACCCCACCacacctgggaaaaagaccttgccacaatttttacagacacacaatggcaacaagccctcaagactatttacaaatccaccaaatgcgcggccctatgggaactcacacagaagATTACACTaagatggtatctgacccctgcccgcataacatcttttaaccctcaaatccctaatacttgctggagatgtaaatcttccACAAGCGACCTACTACATGTCTTCTGGTCGTGCACCAAACTCCGCAAATACTGGGAAGACGCCTTCCACTTAATCTCGACCATCACTCAAATCACGACCCCTCCAACACCGGCCCTAGCGATCCTCAACCTCACTATTGAGGACTTTCCTCACCCCCTCCAATTCACAATCACCCACATCCTCATGGCAGCCAGACTTAATATAACTAGACACTGGAAATCTGACACACATCTGACGCTTACTCAAGTCACAGACTTGGTATCACTACACTACAGTTACGAGACCACCACAGCCACACTATCTGGGCAAGCCACTAAAATACGCAAAGCATGGCAACCTTGGACCGACTGGACTAGAAACTGCGCACCCCGCGCACAAAAGAACGGTTATTCTGACcctccttcttgaccgagcaatacttaTCACTCCTTAGGAATGTTATGTTACCTCTGtaactgaaaatttttttttctctttttccactGTTTGGAACTTTCGTGTCCACCACAAAAGGGTCCTCTTCGCTCCTGTGCCACTAAAGGTCCCACATGGGGTGACACACTTGTGAAGTGGACCGAATACGACCTTTCAGAGTTTTCTTCCTGTTAGCATTATACGAAATGACACGATTATTACTTACATTCGTATATACATGATTCTACTAGATCCCTATATGTGAATAGAAGTTCATATCTATGATTGTTATAcagacgtcgttgcacgacgtacaatgtttaaTTGTACAATGTACTCTTTAAAACTCGaataaaaatatagaattaaaaaagaatgaaggcagttctgaagccaAAAtgaggtccaacccggtactagcaaaggtgtacctaatgaagtggcCGGTCAGTGTATTTAACCCCCCTGTGTGCCTCCCTTATTGGTTTCCTTCTGCGGGGATCTCCAATCCAATCCAGATGTGAAAATTATCCCTCACTGTTCTGGGTCCCTACCACTCTACCACCCTCCCACACTCCCTCATCCCAATCAATACCTCACTCGTTCTTTGAATCTTAGGAGGACCCGccactggacagccaataggaagtgtccacatcATGAAGTCAGTGTTGTGGAAATAAGGAAATACTCCACCCGTAGAAAACAAAAAAGGGTATTTCGATTTGTTGTTCATTTTTCATGCCAGGGATCAgctatagcatacctcccaactgtcccggattttgatggactgtcccggatttcgagggactgtccctgatttggaacaaagtccctctgtccctctttcccccctaatttgtccctcattttggtctgatctatatagttagatataaaatgcactttttaactttcaaaaagtatttcccagtgctaaacctttactccaatttctaaattgctgcatttgtatatttcaaaagccaatataaaggaatagtagttgtaaaaaaaagcacttgtgggtttaacaaatttttgtgtgtgtatattttgcCTTTTTcatggggcgtggcagggggtgtgtcctgtgcctacatacttttgcgaaTAGTTGTCCCTGaattccatctcaaaatgttgggaggtatggctataGGGTAGACGGAGGGTCAGATGGGACGGGGTTGTTGTTTTGTCTGGGGTTGGGTTTTAAGTAATAGCAAAGTTACTGCCAAATAAGCAGGAccatagtggaaatgtaaaaaatCCCTCTGGGGGTATACAGGTAAGGGTAACTGAATTGGTGCCTCCATATGTTATTTACtataacaataatttttttcacccattgtattatttttttccaatcgatatggattaccgtatttatcggcatataacacacactttttcctccTGAAAAtcagtgttatacgccgatccctgctgcctcggagtggaaggaggggacgagcgctgaaGGATTACACACAGCTgcaatctcctgtgtatccggcgctcagttacacacagtcccgcctgcagatgggcactaaacaggctgcaataatgggcacattagaggctgcagatgtgtactaaacaggctgcaatgatgggcatgctagaggctgcaaatgggcatgttagaggctgaagattggcatgttagaggctgcaaatgggcatgttagaggctgcagatgggtatgttagaggctgcagatgggcatgttagaggctgcagatgggcatgttagaggctgcagatgggcactaaacaggctgcaataatggacacattagaggctgcagaagggcactaaacaggctgcaataatgggcacattagaggcttcagatgtgtactaaacaggctgcaatgatgggcatgctagaggctgcaaatgggcatgttagaggctgcaaatgggcatgttagaggctgcagatgggcactaaacaggctgcaatgatgagcatgttagaggctgcagatgggcactaaacaggctgcaatgatgggtgtgttagagtctgcagatgggcactaaacaggctgcaataatgggcacattagaggctacagaagggcactaaacaggctgcaataaagGGCACATTAGAGGCTTCAGataggcactaaacaggctgcactgatgggcatgttagaggctgcagatgtgtactaaacaggctgcaataatgggcacattagaggcttcagatgtgtactaaacaggctgcaataatgggcacattagaggctgcagatgtgtactaaacaatgctgcaatgatgggcatgctagaggctgcaaattggcatgttagaggctgcagattggcatgttagaggctgcaaatgggcatattagaggctgcagatgagcatgttagaggctgcagataggcatgttAGAGGCCGCAGAttggcatgttagaggctgcaaatgggcatattggaggctgcagataggcataatagatgctgcagatgggcactaaacaggctgcaataatggacacatcagaggctgcagatgggcactaaacaggctgcaataatgggcacattagaggcttcAGATAGGCACTAaaaaagctgcaatgatgggcatgttagagtctacagatgggcactaaacaggct
This window contains:
- the LOC141126490 gene encoding olfactory receptor 6Y1-like, with protein sequence MEIIANVSTSFVLLGLVEMEIQKYLYFSFFTVIYLFTLMINSIIVLVVLKEKSLHEPMYILIASLVFNGIFGSSSFFPKLIVDLVTSSKTISHSECLIQTLCVTTFALLEMSTFTVMAFDRYLAICQPFQYYTLMTNVKVLRITATCWVTTFMFAFIAIVMAWHLSLCGNKIKSIYCDNMSFIVLSCLDALVNRMYSTVVTSSYFSITILVTIFSYFRIFIVCLQLSKESYQKAIHTLVTHLLNFSIFLMGFLFVFLRYRLEAVNLPLMVHVLLSVTPLVFPPLLNPLIYGIRTHALKMKVVQYLQILNEGPKWSNFQMKLSAKLVKHKEVH